The nucleotide window AGTTATGAATACATTCTGATGGAGAATGAATCTGAACATTCATTGGACGTGTCAGGGTACGTCATAGAGTCCGACCAGACGTATCGGATTGAAGAGCTTGTACTCGAACCGGGCGCACGGCTCGTACTCCTGAGCCGAAGCGGAGACGACACGACGTTGCAGTCGAGACCGCCGGCCTCCCTTCGATATGCTGGATTCGGTTTCGAAGAAGACACGTCGGTACTCGCCGAAAACGGTACGATACGCATTCGAAAGGCTCAGGGCACGCTCGTCGCTGCGGCTTCGTACGAGAGTCCCGGGTGCGATGGAGGCACTGTCTCTACTGAATCCGGCACCGAAATCGGATGCCTGCATTGAAGCGGTCCTTAACTCGTTCTCAACCAGTTCACCCTCCCCTCAACACCCTCTATCACTCGTCCCAATGTCGCCTCGGGTACGTCTGCGCCCCGCCGTGGGTGTTCCGTGCGACGATAGTCGCCGTGGCCGACGTTCTGTCGTCCCGCTTTTCGGTCGATTCCTCGTAATAGAGAACGGTGAGGTCGAGACACGCGTGGAGGAGTTCGTTCGAGCGGAGACGATACCGGTCGGTGCTGGGACCAATCGTCGCCGGCGGGGAGGACCGAAGGTGATGTTGATAAAAGAGGATGCCGCCGGGTTTCAGCGCCGCTTTGATATCACCCAGCCGGTCCAGCGTTCGGAAGTAGCTGATCGTGATGAGGTCGTACGTCGCGTCGGGAAAGTCGTAGGCCGTCGCATCGGCACGAACCGTCTCGATACGGTCGTCGAAGCCGTCGGATTCGGCGCGTTCGCGGATGATTCCTAACCCCTCTTCAGATTGATCGAGGGCGTCAACCTCGTATCCCTGTTCGGCGAGAAAGAGTGCATTCCGTCCGCTTCCGGCCGCAACGTCGAGTGCACGACCCTCGGGAATGGTGTCGAGGTACGCCCGTAACACCGGCGATGGTTCTGGGTCGGTCGGGTACGTTCCGGTTCTGTATCGTTCGTCCCACGTGACCATAGCGACGATACGGGGACCACTGTGTTCAACGTAGGTTGTCGTTCCCGGTGCGTGACGACCCGCACAGGAGCACCGGACCCCTCTCAGTTGGCGGTGGTTACGCCGCCTCTGCCGCAACCCCGTCGAGGAATCGCCTCAGAGCATCCTCGAAGAACACCGGATTGTCGAGATTAGATGCGTGACCTGCACCGGGAACCTCCCGGGAGATTGCATTCGGAATCTTGCTTTTCAGTTTCGCTGCGTGCTGCTTGACGAACGGCAGTTCGTGCTCGCCGTACAAGACCAGCGTCGGTACGGAGATTGCCGCGAGGTCGACCTCGGTTTTGTGGAACGCTGCGACGGCACGGATTACCTTCACAAATTCGTTCGTGTTCATCTTTGGAACGTCCTCGCGGAGTTGTTCGACCTTCTCGTAGTCGCCGCCCGCCTTCGTCCTCGACAGTCGCTCTTGTACCCACACCATGGCCGTCTCGACGCGCCCGTAGCCGATGAGGCGGACGAACGGAATCGTCGCCCGAAGCATCACCGACCGCTGGAACCATTCGCGCC belongs to Haloferax mediterranei ATCC 33500 and includes:
- a CDS encoding alpha/beta fold hydrolase, which produces MAFVRTNDIDTYYEQRGVGPPVVFVHAAILAHSQWEHQVNALSDGYTTITYDIRGHGRTGGSEPASYSVELFADDLAALIAALDLEAPVICGLSLGGCIAQVYAATRPDEVAGIVLAETFTPEIFSRREWFQRSVMLRATIPFVRLIGYGRVETAMVWVQERLSRTKAGGDYEKVEQLREDVPKMNTNEFVKVIRAVAAFHKTEVDLAAISVPTLVLYGEHELPFVKQHAAKLKSKIPNAISREVPGAGHASNLDNPVFFEDALRRFLDGVAAEAA
- a CDS encoding lamin tail domain-containing protein — translated: MKRRDLLTFGSAGLSIGITGCISEFDKNTEPKSTNDGTMSGSKKTEKPELQSTGVYPDEIEREFISYEYILMENESEHSLDVSGYVIESDQTYRIEELVLEPGARLVLLSRSGDDTTLQSRPPASLRYAGFGFEEDTSVLAENGTIRIRKAQGTLVAAASYESPGCDGGTVSTESGTEIGCLH
- a CDS encoding class I SAM-dependent methyltransferase; translation: MVTWDERYRTGTYPTDPEPSPVLRAYLDTIPEGRALDVAAGSGRNALFLAEQGYEVDALDQSEEGLGIIRERAESDGFDDRIETVRADATAYDFPDATYDLITISYFRTLDRLGDIKAALKPGGILFYQHHLRSSPPATIGPSTDRYRLRSNELLHACLDLTVLYYEESTEKRDDRTSATATIVARNTHGGAQTYPRRHWDE